GGGGTGGGATGATGCGCGGTCCACGGTGCTTGATGCGGCGTCGGCGTTGTCCGTGATCCCCGACGGCATGGATGTTCTGAGCCCCGAGGTGCAAACCCATCCGGACTGGAAGGCCGGGGTGGCGAAGGCGAGTCGACTGTTCGAGCACGCAGCGCACACGTTGGCCGATGCGAAGGCTGCGGGCACCTCGCCCATGCTGGGGCATGTCAGCGACACCACCGTGGAGTCACTGCACACGGTCAGCATCGCCTACCGAACCTTTGCTCCCGAGTCGGGTAACGCGTTCGATGCGTTTCATGAAAGTCAGCTGACGATGGATTGGCTGTGCCCGTGAACGGGGACGGGTCCGGGTTCGGCGGCGGAGCCTCGCCCGGGTGGCCGGCTACGCGGTCGGGGCCCGAGAGCGGGCGCCGCAGGTGGCTGGGGCTGGGTGTGGCCGCGGTGGTGGGCGCGGCGCTGGCCTCGGCCGGTGTGGGATTGGCGACGGCGGGGCTTCACGAGCCCGCCACACCGGTGGCTGCACCGCCGGTGGTGACGGTGACGGTGGATCCACCCGCGCCGACAGAGCCGGCACCCTTGCCCGCTGCCGAGGCAGATCGACGCACGTGCATGGAAGGTTGGCTAGCGGCCCGTGACCTCGAAGCTTCCGCGGCCGCTGCGAGGAAGATAATTCCAGCCGGCATGAAGCTTGACGATCCGGCGATCCAATCGAACCCGGATTGGCTGGCCACCGTCAAGCGGTCTGGCGAGACGACCCGTGAAGCAGGTCAGGTGCTGGAATCGCATATCGTCCCGGGCACTACTTCAGTTTTGGCAGCGGCATCGCGCACAGCTGCGGACGCCTTGCGCACGCTCGGGTATTCCCTCGAAAACTTCGACGGTGCCATGGGTAATGCCGGAACGATTATGGACGTGACCGGCGACCTGATGGCGGCGTTGTGCACGCGGTTGGTCCCGAAGTGATGCCGCGGGGGTGTTGTGGTGGCTGCGTTCGGTGATGTGACGATGCCGGTGAGCCGGTATTCGGTGCCGATTTTGGCGGGGGCGTGGCCGTCGCAGTCGGTGTCGGCGTGGTCGGCGTATGCGGCGCAATGCTCAGGTGGCGCCCAAACGCTGTTCGCGCAGGTTTTGGTCCAGCACACGCTGCAGGAGTTGTTGGCGCCGATGTCGGGGGCGTTCATCGACGCGGCACGGGCGTTGGTGTCCGGCCGCCGGGTCGCATTGGAGAATCGGGTGGCCGCCTACCGGTTTTCGGCCACTAAGGCCCGGTGGGCGGCCAATGAGCTTCATGGCACCAAAAGCGATCTGGTCGAGATCGTCACCAAGGCCGAAGAAGACATCGACGCGGCCTGGGATCGGGCGCTGACGATGATGGCGGCGGCATCCCCGCTGGGACAAGCGATGATCCTCGGTCTGCTGCAGCTCGAGATCATCGAGATCGTGTCGACCGCCCATACCAACGCCCAGGCCCGTGACGCCGAGGGGGCGGCCACCGTGTCGGGACTGGCCAACGACATCAAACAGTGGACCCAGCCCTACACCCCGATGACCATGCCGGCGGTCGGTGGGCCGGGCGGCGTTCCGGTGGCCCCGGCACCGCAGGGCCCTAACGAACCGGACGCGCCGGTGCGGGCCGTCGATTTCACACGGCCGCATGCAGAAGACCTCCCCGGGCGCCAGCAGGACGAAGTCGCATCTGACCCTGGGACCGATCCAAAACCCGAGATCGACCCCGCTGCGTTCAAGAAGCCGGACAGTACCGAAGCCACCCAAACCGCCGCGCGCCCGGCCCCCGCGCAACCGAAGTCGCCGAAGACGCCGTCGGCCTCGGCGCCGTCGCCGAGCAGTCCCGGTGCCGGGGTGGGCAGCGGGTCCAGCCCGGGGTCGATGTTCGCGCAGTTGATGAACCCGGGGTCGATGACCTCGCCGTCGCAGGCGATGTCACCGGCCTCCAGCGGAGCGACACCCGGTGCGTCACCGCAGGTGGGGGCGAGCGGTCCCGGGACCGGCCCCACCGGTGCGCCGGCGGGCGCTCCCGGGGTGGACCGGGCGGTCAGCGCGGCCGGCAGCAGCGCGGGGATCGCGCAGGCGTCGGCGCCGATGAGCGCCGGCGCGATCTCCGCAACGGCCGCCGCGGTCGGCGGTACGGCCAACCTGGGCTCCCATGTCGCGCAGGTCGCCGCCGCGGCTGCCACCACCGCCAACCCTCCCGCCGGACCCGCGCCGGAGTCGCCTCGGGTGGGTGGGACGCCGATGACGATGATGCCGCCGACCGGTGCAATGAGCGCACCGGTGAGCAGCGGGCCGACACCACCGGCAGGGCCGACGGGGCCGAACGTGGCGCCCGGGGTGTCCGGATCGCCGCCGCCGACCCCGGTTTCGGCGGCGGCGGGCCCCGGTGTGGGGCCGAGCGCCGGGGTGCCGGCCGGTGCCGGGGCGGCACCGTTGTTCGTGGCCGGGTCACCGATCGCCGGAATCGCTGCCGGCGGGGTCGACGGTGACGTGCTGGTCGCCCGGGCGGCAGAAGCCGGACAGCTGGTGGTCACGGCGTTGGTCGCCCAAACCCGCGCGACCGGCTATCTGCCGATCGATTGGGCGGTCTCCCTGCTCTACGAGTCGTCCGGGCAGGTCAGTGCGTGGCTGGCCACCAGCGAAGGGCCGTCCTACATTCCGCTGGGCGTTCAGATCCCCGAGGACGTGGCGGTCGCGCTGGCCGACGAGACCGGCGGTGTCCGGGCGTGGGAGCAGGCTTACGCAGCCGGTGGGGCCGACCCGGTGCAGGTGGTGGTCGAACACGCCCGGGCCCGCGATGGCGCGACCCCCGGCGTGCGGGTACTGGCGATCGCGTCGACACTGCCGATGGGCCGGGTGGCCGACTGGGCCGCTACGGTAAGAGCGCGTGCGGTGAGCCTGGATCCCAAGACGGTCGATCGGGGCACCGCTTCGGAGCTGGGGGGCCGGTTCGCGCACCGGTGCGCGGTGGCGATGCCGTGGGAATGGCGACAGGCCAACGCATTCACCGACCAGGAGCGGCTGCAGATCGCGGCGCGGCATATGCGGATGGCGGCGGTGAGCGGCCGTCTGACGGGACGGGCCTGCGAGCAGGTGATGCGGTTGTTCGAGCAGCGTGACGACATCGGCGCCCAGCTGTGGCATGACGTGGCGGTCGAGCGCACCGAGGCGATGATCGCCTACCGGATGGCGAGCCAACTGCGCCACCACGGCGGTGGCCCCGATGTGGCGCAGGCGTTCACAACCTCACGCGCAGCCGAAGTGGTGGCGTGCCTGCAGCATTTCGACACCGTCGAAGGCTGCGCCGACATCCTGTATGCCTCCCGGTTGGCGGGTGCGCCGTTGAATCCGGCCGTGGCCGTCAGATAGAGACCGTCTTGTCGTGACGGGTCAGGGTGTTCGCCGATGGCGGGGATGGGCGCGGTACTCCAGTGATTGTGTGCGCCGGAGGCGATGGTGTTTGCCGAGGTGGTAGGCGGTCAGGTAGACCGCGGGAAAGGAGCCGACGGTGATGGCCGCGACGAGACCGAACTGCAGGTATTGGCCGCGGGCGATCGGGTATCCCCAACTGGCATCGCCGAGCCCGCCGCCGACGGCAAGAAAAGCCAGAAAACCGGCTGCGCCGATCGCGACCCAGGCTTCGCCGTCACCGGTCAGGAAGGCGTAGATGTTGATCGAGGCGATCGCTGCCACTCCGATCATCAACCACCAAACTTTGGTCGCGGTGAGGATGCCGCCGTAGGAATCAGGCGCCGGATCATAATCGGGTTCTTTGGCCGCCGAATCCTCGGCAGCTACGTCGGAATCGGGAACACTGTCCTGAATGCTCAAGCTGTAGATCTTCCCGCCCAATTTGATGTACGGCGTATGCGCATACGCGATGAACGTGAACGTGGCTACAAACACGACGGCTCCCCACAGGCCGCCGGACCAGTCGGGTGAGGCTGCGACAATGATGCAGACGCCCGAGATGGCAGAACAACTCCAGTAAATCCGTCGCTGTGCGCTGGTGCTGATTCTCCAGAAGAGCAGGGACCCCTGGATGATGATGCACGCCATGACGATCACCCAGGGGAGGGATTTCATCGCTATTCCCCGATCATCCAGCCGACGGCTTTGTCCCCGCCGATCCCCCCTGCGAGTGCACCGAGTGCTCCCACGATGAGCGTGCCTTCGGGGCCGACGAGCGTCCCCCAGGCCGCTCCCGCGGCCCACCCACCGAGTATCGAACCTCCGGTTCGCCCGGCTAGTCTCTCAACCGCGGGCTGCCAGGCTTCGCCGCGAAGGATATCGTTAACCGTAACCAGACCGTCTAATGCGTTGCCAACCAAGCCGATTCTGGAACCGAGTGTTTTCAGGGCTTTGGCGTCGGCTTCGGAGAATGACGTCCAGTTGTGTACGCCGGTGGGTAGGCTCCTGCCTTGGTGTCCGATGCCTGTACCGACGGAGCCCACGGCGGACGAGGCGTTGGCGAAGAACTCTCGTGGGCTGACGCCGTGGCGTATCGCGTCGACTGCTGCCTGCGCGCCTTCCGGGGAGACGCCCTCCGCCTGCAGTCGAGCGGCGAATTCGCCGAGCGTGCGATCGCGCAGCAGGGCTTCGGCTTGGTCTAAAAACTTCGTGGCCTGATCGGGGGTCATTCCGGCCCAGTCCAGATCGGGATCGGGTGTTTGCAGCATTCGTTGCGCTTCCAGGCGGTTCTGTGCCCGCGTCCTCGAATCCCACCCCAACACACTGTCTTTGGATCCTGTCGGCCCGATGAAGGTGGCGTTGTTGTAGTCGTCGAGGCGTTCGCCGGCGAGTTTGCGGGCCTCTGCGGGGGCGTCGGGGTCGGCCACGGTGGCGCTGTCGCGTAGTCGGGCGGCGGCGGCTCGGGCGTCGTCGGTCCATTCGCCGGTTTGTTGCGCGTGATCGACGAGGGCCTGATCGGCGTCGCGGTGGGTCTGGTCGTAGCGTTGGGCTGCGGGGGCGGGGTCGTCTTCGTCGGCGCCGTCGAAGTCGTCGATGACCCCGGGGTGATAGCCGGTGGAGGCGGCCATGACCGCCTCCTGGGTGCTCAATACGGTGGTGTATGTGGAGCGGATACCGGTGATTTCGTCAAGCGCTTCGCGCACCACGGTGACCGCGGAGTTGTAGTAGGCGGTGGT
This sequence is a window from Mycolicibacillus parakoreensis. Protein-coding genes within it:
- a CDS encoding putative alpha/beta hydrolase encodes the protein MEPPALVNLDIAQLWAEAGGDPWKLNDEVQAGDPAEINNLADAFHNSLACIEETDANWVQAKQRFQQAYQHDGGSRHPINESAEVIATTEQLHLQRGQIEQIAVGLETIATALATAQTDSEAALAWPHVALHFLDEAISAAEADGLDTTAYYNSAVTVVREALDEITGIRSTYTTVLSTQEAVMAASTGYHPGVIDDFDGADEDDPAPAAQRYDQTHRDADQALVDHAQQTGEWTDDARAAAARLRDSATVADPDAPAEARKLAGERLDDYNNATFIGPTGSKDSVLGWDSRTRAQNRLEAQRMLQTPDPDLDWAGMTPDQATKFLDQAEALLRDRTLGEFAARLQAEGVSPEGAQAAVDAIRHGVSPREFFANASSAVGSVGTGIGHQGRSLPTGVHNWTSFSEADAKALKTLGSRIGLVGNALDGLVTVNDILRGEAWQPAVERLAGRTGGSILGGWAAGAAWGTLVGPEGTLIVGALGALAGGIGGDKAVGWMIGE